In Rhodopirellula sp. P2, the DNA window AGCAGAAACCCCACAATCACCACCGTGATCGCTCCGGTCAGCAACCCGCATCCACGAAGGATCCAAACGAGCGCGACATCACTGCGAGAGCGGGACAAAGTACTGCTCCAGAATGATCTGATTGACATCGCGTGAGCGAGCAAATTTGATGAACTCCGCCACGATTCCGGTTGGCGTGCCTTTCACGACCAGATTCAATGGACGCGACAAGGGAAAGTCACCCGCTCGTACATTTTCGATGGATGCCGCGATCCCCGCCAGCGGGAGCAGTTTGATCTCGACGTCGTGCGTGGCATCGTATTCAGCAGTCCCAATCGAAACGTAACCAATCGCGTGACGGTTACCGGCGACTGTCTTGATCCCCTGTTCGTTGTCGCCGATCACCGCATCGGCTTTGATTTGTTTGTTGTCCAGTTGAAAATGCCCAACGAACAGCTCCAGTGTGGATCGACCTTCGGCTTTATTGACGACGGTGATGGGAGCGTCTGCCCCGCCAACGTCCTTCCAATTGTTGATGCGATCTGTGTAGATGGCCACCACCTGATCGTCGGTGAGTGAGGCCACGGGATTGTCCCGATGGATGATGACGCAGACACCATCTCGAGCGATCGGGAACGCCGTCAGGTCCTGTTCTTCTGCTTTGAGGTCTCGCGAGACCATCCCGATGTCAGCGAGGCCACGCCGTGCATCGGCAACGCCTCGTGAAGAGCCGCCGCTTTGCACATCAACACGCACTCCAGGGTGCAGCGATTCAAATTGCTTGGCGATCTCACTCATCAATGGGGCAACCGTGCTCGAGCCTGTCAAAACGATTTGGTTCTCGTTTTTATCGGCGTCGTTTGAAGAGCAACCGGGGAACACGCAGAACAGCAGTCCCAGGACCAACAGGGCGATTGCCCTGACAAGATGTGGGCGTGGTATCACGATGACTCCTTCGACGCAATCTTCACCACGGTTCCCTGACATCCCAAACCGCATCCGTCAGTGCAGCCGAAGCAATGCCAACCGGTCTGGCCCGAGCCGCACATGACACCCTCAACGGTGAGCGAATGGAAGACATCGATCAGTTTCTGCATGCACACATCAAGCTGATCGGCCCGGAGCAGATCATCGAGGAACCGGCGGATTGGAAGGATGGTGATCGTGTGCCGTTCCCAAAAGACAATATCGTAACGTGATTTCAGCGGGTCGCGGGAAGTCGCTTCGAGTTCGTGCTGCAACGGCGGCAACGAGATTCGTGCGGGATTGGAAACGAGCGTCCATTCCCGTCGTAGGCCCGGGGGCCCGTATCTGCCGTGGCGATCGCAGTTCTCTTCCATGTCGTTGTTGGCGAGTTCGGCATTTTCTCGCAGGAGTGATGATTGCATGGTGATTCCTACCGTCGCCTCGGCTTCGGGAAGCCGAACCTTGGCAGCTCGCAAGTGAAGACGGTGGACCGACACGATCCTTACACGACATCCGAATTTTTCTTGGCCGACGTTTGCTGTGTCGACCAGTCAGCCATGCCGACGGATCAAGAATCGTTTCCTGCGTCTCACCCTTCCGGGATGGCTTACCGTGTGCCTGAACCGCCAGATGGCGCAGAGCGGGTCCCAGAACCGCCTGGGGCTGAGTAGCTTTGTGCAGGGGCGGAATACGACGACGCAGGCACTGAGTTCGTCGAGCCAGACCCCTGGTACGCGGGCTGGGAATACGAAGGCGACGCCGAGTAGGCAGGCGGGCCATACCCTGCCGAAGGAACAGTGCAACTCCCGTTCTGGCGGCATCCGGCAAGCAACAGGCTTCCAAACGCAGCCACGCCGACGACTGATGCACGGGTGAATCGTTTACGAGACATGGAGAGGCATCCTTGCAAAAATTGAGCTTTGATTGGTATTGGAACGAGAATTCCTGTCTGGTTCCTCTTCGGCTCGGCACGTCCGTTTGCAGTGTGAGCCGACACACAGGGACGGGAATCGTTTTACAAGAAGCGGAGCCTCTGGTCTGTGAAGTGACTCACAGTTGTTGCTGCCCCGTCTTGTCCCCAGGCTCCGCCTGGGAACACACTGCCTGGGAGGCTCCCGCCTCCTACTAAACAGGTACGCAGGTGTCATCGGGTATGTGAGCCGTTGGCGTTAGCCACGGTTTTCACGCGCAACCGGGGCGAACGCCCAAACGGCTCACATGGTTACGCCCGATCATTCCAGCCGACCTGCTTAGCAATCCCAAACGCAGGCAGAGCCTGCCGTCAGTGCGTTCCCAGGCGGGAGCCTGGGAACGAGTTGTGGGACTGGCAACGACCGTTGACCTTGGTCGCCAGCCCGACCGCAATCGTCGCGGAGGGCAGGAACGATATGTTCTTCAAGAGACGGGCTATGAGCAAGACTCTTCCGCCGAATCAGCAGATGCGTGTCGCCCAACAGCTTCAATGCTCGGCGGGGCGTTTCAGCGTCGGCAGGGCAGTTTTGACCGCGATGGTGAACACCATCAAGCCGAACGCCCAGATCCCGACAGTGACTTTCCATTCGAGTTGGCTGGGGACGTATTCAACGACCTCGTGCAGCGTGCTGGGGATGAAACCGGGGACGATCAGCCCCATGCCTTTTTCGATCCACGCGCCGACAAACGCCATGCAGCAAGCGGCCACTAGCAGCGGCCGCCAACGGAATCCGAGCAACCCCGGCCACAGGAAGAGTAGTGCCGCGGTGATGTTCAATCCGATCGCGGTCCAGGTCCATGGGACGAGTGCGGTTTTGCCGTGCAAGCCGAAGAACAAATACTTCGCTGCGCTCACGTGCGAGCCACCGGTGTAGAACTCAGTGAATAGCTCGGACGCGACCATCAGCAGGTTGATCAGGATGGTGACTCGGATGATCCTGGTCAGCGTGGCGATCGGATGATCGAGCCCGCCGATGCCGGTCAGTCTTTTAATCAGCACCATCGCAACGATGATGAAGGCGGGGCCGGAGACAAACGCGGAGGCTAAAAAGCGTGGGGTAAGCAGTGCGGTGTTCCAAAACGGTCGCCCACCAAGACCGCAGTACAGGAACGCGGTGACGGTGTGAATTGAAATCGCCCACACGATCGACAGCATCACGAACGGGATGTACCACGTCGGGTTGGGTTTGCGACCGAGGAACCGCATGTAAAGCAAGTAGCCGCAGATGTGCAGATTCAAGACGAGATAGCCGTTCAGCACGATCACGTCCCAGGTCAACATGGAGATCGGCCAGTTGAATTTCCCAATCCCTGGCAACATGTGCCAAAACCGATCCGGCCGGCCGAGGTCAGCGACAACGAACAGCAAGCACATCACGATCGCAGCAATGGCAAGCAACTCGCCGAGGATGACAACATCATGCATCTTGCGGTCATGATACAGGTACGCCGGGATGACCATCATCACACCGCCCGCCGCCAATCCGACCATGAACGTGAAGTTGGCGATGTACAGTCCCCACGAAACTTGATCGGTCATGTTGGTGCCGATCATGCCGCCGGCAACTTGATTGGCCCACGCGTTGGCGCCGACCAAAAACAGCATGGTCAACATCGTCATCCACGCATAAAACGCGAATGACCCTTCCGTTGCCAGCCACAACGAACGTCCGATGAATTTCGGATAGCTCGTGATATGCGATTCTTTGGCGGGGATGCTGCTCATAATGAATTGCTTCTCAAGAAAAATGACGCAGAGGCGGCCAGACGGAGCGTCGCAAAGAAAGGAGAAAGAAGGTCAAAAGCTCCGCGTTGAAACCTCCCTCCGCGTCTCCCCACCACACGCGACTTTGCGTCAACTTCTTTCCCAGTCAATCGAAGTAGTAAAAGAATGCCGGCTTGGTACCGAGTTCTTCTTTGAGGATGTAAACACGTTTGTTTTCCAGAATCCAGCGGATATTGGAATCCTTGTCGAGAATATTGCCGAACACGCGAGCGCCCGTCGGGCAGGCTTCCAGGCACGCGGGCAACTTGCCGCGGCGGGTTCGGTGCAAGCAATACGTGCATTTTTCAACGACGCCGACCGGACGAATCCGATTGCTCAAGTAGCTTTGGTCTGGGTTGACCTCTGCCGCCGGCACTTCGGGTTTCTTCCAATTGAAACGCCGCGCGTGATACGGGCAGGCCGCTTCGCAATAGCGGCAACCAATGCACCAGTTGTAATCGACCACAACGATGCCATCTTCTTCCTTCCACGTCGCCTTGACCGGGCAAACGTCGACACAGGGTGGTTCGTCGCACTGCTGGCACTGCACAGGCAAGTAGAACTTGTCGTCCTTGGGAACCACACCGGTGTACGTCGTCGAGCCTTGTTCCATGTCCATCGTGCCCTTGGGCATTTCGATGACGCGGATGTACGACTGGTTGGTGTCGCGGTCGTGATTGTTTTCTTTGTGGCAGGCTTCGACACATTTGCCGTTCCCATTGCACACGCTGAGGTTGATCGCGTAGACGAATTTTGTGCCAGGGATTGGGCGATCATCCCCGATCGTCACGTCCGCACCGTACTTCTCTTTGGTCTCCGCTTCCAGGCGAGCAATCACATCGGCTTTTTGCTCGGGCGACAGTTCGGTGTAGTGCGTCTGCATGAACTCCGCCGCCGAAGTGTTCTTGGCGGCTTGTCGCAGCGGCGAAATCGCGGCCACGAACGCTCCCGCACCCAGCGTTGCAAAACCGGCCTTCACGGCGGCGCGGCGGCTGAAGTTCTCAACGATGGGCAGGCAGGGCTTGGACGGGGACGTTGAGTCGGTTTCAGTGCTCGTCATGGGATTCCGCTCCTTCGTGGTCGTGACTGTGATCGAGAGGGGCGTTGAAGCGGTCTTTCGGTTTGAAGCCGACAATCATCTTGGGGTAGGCCGGTGCGTGCGGATCGTGGCAGTCGATGCAGTTGTTTTTCATCTGGGGTCCGCGAGTCAAATCCCAGTGCCCGTTCATACCACCGTGGGCACCATGAGCGAAGGACTCCGCTTGTTTGCTGTGGCACTGAGAGCACAGCGTCATCACCTCCTGATAAGCCACCGAAGTTCCGTCGGCCAACCGCAACGAATCCGAGTCATCGGGATTGTGGCAGGAGTAGCAAGTGATGCTGCCGTGACTGAATGTCATGCCTTGATGAAATTCGTCGAGCGTGGCGGCCGTTTTGTTGCCCAAGTTCGGCTGGCGAACGCTGTGACAAGTGGAGCAGGCAACGCTGCCGGTTCGTCCTTGCGGGTCAGTGCCAGCGAGTTCGATCCGCGGCGGACCAGATGGTTTGCGGATGACCGTAGGATAAGTTTCCGGCTTGCCAGCGGACTTCGCTGCAGACTCACTCGCAGACTGGAAGCGGATGTCATCTGACGGTGCAACCGGAGACACAGCATCAGGGGTGGTGTGCGAATCCTCTCGCAATGCCGTGGGACTGGTCGCGACGAAGATCATCGCACCGATCAAGCACACCACGCCGGCGAAGAGCAGATTGGCGATTCGCGACATGAATTTCCATCCCAAATGAGGTTTCACTGACGACGCCTATGGTATACCTTGGTGTACAGGTTCGCGAAACCTCACTTCCGATCCTTTCTGCCACGTTTTTAAAAAGCAATCTCAGTGCCAATCAGTGGTCTCGTCGTCACATTCGCGTCTTCCGTGGAAGAACATATCAGTACGATCGAATCCATCACAAACATTCCCGAAATTGATTTGGGGCAAGCCTGTGGCAGCAAGCTTGCGATTGTCGTGGACAGCGAAACAAAAACACGCGACCAAGAGATCTGGAATGCAGTCCGAGACTTGCCGGGAGTGATCGACTTGGCCGTCGCCATGGTCGCGTTCGACGAAGACACCGAAGAAGAACCATCCACAAGGAACTGAAGATGAATAACGACCGACGTGCCTTGCTCAAGACAGCCGCGATGGCTGCCGCCGGTTCCATGGTTGCGGGCGCGACGCTGCCAGTTCTTCAGGCTGACCAAGCCGTCGATGGATTGCCCACAGGCGAAGGCTTGGAGTGGAACAAGGCACCTTGTCGTTTCTGCGGCACCGGATGCCACGTTCAAGTTGGTGTCGAAAACGGGCGTGTCGTCGCGGTCGCTGGTGACAAGGCCGCCGATGTCAACAAGGGCCTGCTGTGCGTCAAAGGCTATCACGTTGGCGGCATCCTTTACGGCAAGGACCGACTGACTCGGCCGCTGCTTCGCAAAGACGGCAAGCTGACCGAAATCAGCTGGGACGAAGCGATTGAAACCATCGCCCAACGAATCTTTGACTCGCCGGATACGTTTGCGTTCTATGGGTCCGGTCAGTGGACGATTCCCGAAGGCTACGCCGCTCAGAAGTTCATGAAGGGCGGACTGAGCAACAACCACATCGACCCCAACGCACGGTTGTGCATGGCTTCGGCGGTGACCGGTTTCCTGGCAACGTACGGTGTCGATGAACCGGCAGGTTGCTACCAAGATCTCGACGAATGCGACGTGCTGATCACCTGGGGCAACAACCCCGCCGAAATGCACCCGGTGCTATTCTCGCGAGTCACCGATCGTCGTTCGCGTGGTGAACAGGTCCGCATCATCGACATCGGAACGCGTCGAACTCGCACCACCGATGCAGCGAACGACTACTTGGAAATGAAACCGCACGGCGACGTTGCGATTTCGTTGGGCATCATGCACCTGCTCATCGAGAACGACAACTACGACCAATCATTTGTTGAAAAACACTGCAACTTCCGAGGCGACGAAGCGGACACCCCGACGCTGCAAGGCGAGCCAATCAGCGAAGAGGAATTTCGCCAACGGATCGCCAAGTACACGCCAGAACATGTCGAAGAATTGTCGGGAGTTCCGGCGGACAAGATTCGCATGCTCGCCGACTTGTTTGGGCAACACGACATTCGGATCACGTCGCTGTGGTGCATGGGCATGAACCAGCACACGATGGGCACGGCCATCAATTCGTTGGTCCACGGCGTTCACTTGTTGTCGGGGCACTTCGGTCGCCCCGGCGATGCCCCCACCAGCCTCACCGGCCAGCCTTCGGCGTGCGGCACGGTCCGCGAAGTTGGCACGCTGGCTCACGCGTTGCCAGGTGGCCGGGTCGTCACCAAGCCTGAACATCGCGAGCAAAGCGAAGGCTTCTGGAACGTTCGCGAGGGAAGCATCAGCGAAGTGCCGGGCTATCACACGGTGAAGATGTTCGAGCAGTTCACCAAACCCACGGCGGCAGGCGGTGACATCACAACGATGTTCGTGCAGGTCACCAACCCGGGCCAAACACTGCCGAATTTGAACACACTCTTCAACGACAAACAGGGCCTCGAAGACAAATTCTTGATCGTCAGCGATGTGTACCCGACCGCGACCACGGCACTCGCGGATCTGATCTTGCCAGCCGCAATGTGGGTCGAGAAAAACGGCATGTTTGGCAACAGTGAGCGGCGAACACAACAGTGGTTCAAAATGGTCGATCCGCCGGGCGAAGCCCGTGATGATTGCTGGATGACAATCGCGATCGCGCACAAACTCTTCGAGATGGGCCATGAGGGGATGAAGGACAAGGACGGTGAGTTCATCTTCGCGGTCAAAGACGACGCCGGCCAAGAGATTCCCGTTTGGGAATTCGATCGCTACTACGACACCAACGTCGACAAGCATCTGTTCGAGGAATACCGCCAGTTCACGACGATGAAACACAAGAACCTCGCCCCGTACGAGGAATACGTGAAAGCTCGCGGGTTGCGTTGGCCAGTGGTCG includes these proteins:
- a CDS encoding phosphate ABC transporter substrate-binding protein, producing the protein MIPRPHLVRAIALLVLGLLFCVFPGCSSNDADKNENQIVLTGSSTVAPLMSEIAKQFESLHPGVRVDVQSGGSSRGVADARRGLADIGMVSRDLKAEEQDLTAFPIARDGVCVIIHRDNPVASLTDDQVVAIYTDRINNWKDVGGADAPITVVNKAEGRSTLELFVGHFQLDNKQIKADAVIGDNEQGIKTVAGNRHAIGYVSIGTAEYDATHDVEIKLLPLAGIAASIENVRAGDFPLSRPLNLVVKGTPTGIVAEFIKFARSRDVNQIILEQYFVPLSQ
- a CDS encoding DUF3641 domain-containing protein — protein: MQSSLLRENAELANNDMEENCDRHGRYGPPGLRREWTLVSNPARISLPPLQHELEATSRDPLKSRYDIVFWERHTITILPIRRFLDDLLRADQLDVCMQKLIDVFHSLTVEGVMCGSGQTGWHCFGCTDGCGLGCQGTVVKIASKESS
- the dsrP gene encoding sulfate reduction electron transfer complex DsrMKJOP subunit DsrP, whose protein sequence is MSSIPAKESHITSYPKFIGRSLWLATEGSFAFYAWMTMLTMLFLVGANAWANQVAGGMIGTNMTDQVSWGLYIANFTFMVGLAAGGVMMVIPAYLYHDRKMHDVVILGELLAIAAIVMCLLFVVADLGRPDRFWHMLPGIGKFNWPISMLTWDVIVLNGYLVLNLHICGYLLYMRFLGRKPNPTWYIPFVMLSIVWAISIHTVTAFLYCGLGGRPFWNTALLTPRFLASAFVSGPAFIIVAMVLIKRLTGIGGLDHPIATLTRIIRVTILINLLMVASELFTEFYTGGSHVSAAKYLFFGLHGKTALVPWTWTAIGLNITAALLFLWPGLLGFRWRPLLVAACCMAFVGAWIEKGMGLIVPGFIPSTLHEVVEYVPSQLEWKVTVGIWAFGLMVFTIAVKTALPTLKRPAEH
- a CDS encoding 4Fe-4S dicluster domain-containing protein; translated protein: MTSTETDSTSPSKPCLPIVENFSRRAAVKAGFATLGAGAFVAAISPLRQAAKNTSAAEFMQTHYTELSPEQKADVIARLEAETKEKYGADVTIGDDRPIPGTKFVYAINLSVCNGNGKCVEACHKENNHDRDTNQSYIRVIEMPKGTMDMEQGSTTYTGVVPKDDKFYLPVQCQQCDEPPCVDVCPVKATWKEEDGIVVVDYNWCIGCRYCEAACPYHARRFNWKKPEVPAAEVNPDQSYLSNRIRPVGVVEKCTYCLHRTRRGKLPACLEACPTGARVFGNILDKDSNIRWILENKRVYILKEELGTKPAFFYYFD
- a CDS encoding cytochrome c3 family protein produces the protein MSRIANLLFAGVVCLIGAMIFVATSPTALREDSHTTPDAVSPVAPSDDIRFQSASESAAKSAGKPETYPTVIRKPSGPPRIELAGTDPQGRTGSVACSTCHSVRQPNLGNKTAATLDEFHQGMTFSHGSITCYSCHNPDDSDSLRLADGTSVAYQEVMTLCSQCHSKQAESFAHGAHGGMNGHWDLTRGPQMKNNCIDCHDPHAPAYPKMIVGFKPKDRFNAPLDHSHDHEGAESHDEH
- a CDS encoding molybdopterin-dependent oxidoreductase, producing the protein MNNDRRALLKTAAMAAAGSMVAGATLPVLQADQAVDGLPTGEGLEWNKAPCRFCGTGCHVQVGVENGRVVAVAGDKAADVNKGLLCVKGYHVGGILYGKDRLTRPLLRKDGKLTEISWDEAIETIAQRIFDSPDTFAFYGSGQWTIPEGYAAQKFMKGGLSNNHIDPNARLCMASAVTGFLATYGVDEPAGCYQDLDECDVLITWGNNPAEMHPVLFSRVTDRRSRGEQVRIIDIGTRRTRTTDAANDYLEMKPHGDVAISLGIMHLLIENDNYDQSFVEKHCNFRGDEADTPTLQGEPISEEEFRQRIAKYTPEHVEELSGVPADKIRMLADLFGQHDIRITSLWCMGMNQHTMGTAINSLVHGVHLLSGHFGRPGDAPTSLTGQPSACGTVREVGTLAHALPGGRVVTKPEHREQSEGFWNVREGSISEVPGYHTVKMFEQFTKPTAAGGDITTMFVQVTNPGQTLPNLNTLFNDKQGLEDKFLIVSDVYPTATTALADLILPAAMWVEKNGMFGNSERRTQQWFKMVDPPGEARDDCWMTIAIAHKLFEMGHEGMKDKDGEFIFAVKDDAGQEIPVWEFDRYYDTNVDKHLFEEYRQFTTMKHKNLAPYEEYVKARGLRWPVVEQEDGSWRETKFRFSGFDDPFVKAGEEFEFYHSSSSDGRAQIWFHEYQPPPEMPDEEYPMWLCTGRVLEHWHTGTMTRRVSQLSRAMPTAYVEMHLEDAQAANIRQGEIVTIESRRGVCDLPVWIDGRGRPPRGTIFVPFFDETKLINNCTLEAYDPFSKQPDYKKCAARVVKKTTAKVPS